TATCTTTTAGGGTTTGAATGGTTCTTTCTGATTGACCATCTGTCTGGGGATGATAGGCTGTACTTAGCCTAAGCTGAGTACCTAAACTCTCTTGCAGActtccccaaaacctagaagtgaaccTTGAGTCGCGGTCTGATACGATGCTTACAGGTACTCCATGCAACCTGACGATCTTGTTGACATACTGTTGGGCTAATTTGCTGATCGGTTGGCTTACtttcatggccaagaaatgagTAGACTTAGACAATATGTCAACTATCACCCAGATAGCATCATTTCTTTAGGACTTCTTGGCAATCCAGTCACGAAATCCATTGTAatgtgttcccatttccactccacAATTTCTAATGGTTGTAAACTTCCTCCCGATTTTTGATGCTCGATCTTGATTCTTTGACTCATGTCGCATTGACTTACGTATCTTGCcacgcttttcttcattccaggccaccaataTATAGCCTTcaagtcttggtacatcttAGTGGCACCAGGGTGTATCGAATATCTGGATCAGTGAGTTTCTCCCAAAATTGCTTGCCATAATTCCCTCACACGAGGTACATATATTCTCCCCTGAAACCAAatgatgttttctcttacctcaaattctggTCTCTTTGCTTGACCATGCTCATCAATCCACATCTTAATTCGAGAGTCTTCTAAGTAGGCTTGTCGTATCTGATCCATTAATTCTGGTTACAACGTAAGACTAGCTGCGTAGGTTGAGTTTCCTTGGGAAACTACTAGCTTCCACTCTGTTACTAACATCCCAGCCACACAAGTGGTTTCTTTTCTGCTTAGGGCATCTGCTACAATGTTAGCTTTGTCGGGATGGTATTGAATAGTGCAGTTGTAATCTTTTAACAACTCCATCCATCTCTGTTGccttatatttaattctttctgTGAGAAAACGTATTgtagactcttgtgatcagtaaaaattttgaacttctcgccatacaaataatgtctccaaatctttagGGTAAACACTACTgcagccaactccaaatcatgagtcgGGTAGTTCCGCTCGTGGTTCTTGAGCTGTCGGGATCCATAGGCGATGACCCTACCGTGTTGCATCAGCACACACCCCAAACCGTTTCTCGAGGCGTCAATGTAAACCATAAAGCCTTCTGATCCATTTGGCATTGCTAGTACCGGAGCAGTTTCCAGCTTATCCTTAAGTGCCTAAAAACTTTCTTCGCACCGTTCACTCCAGTCGAACTTCACCCCCTTCTGAGTTAACTTAGTGAGGGGCGTTGCAATCttggaaaacccttccacgaacttCCTATAATATCCAGTTAATACCAAGAAGCTCTTAATTTCAGTAACCGACCGAGGTTGCTTCCAATTCGCCACAGCTACTATCTTAGTGGGGTCGACCGATATTCCTTCAGTCGATATAACATGCCCTAAAAATGCCACCTGAtataaccaaaattcacatttcgaGAATTTGGCATACAGTTTATGTTCTTGTAATATTTGTAATATTACCCTTAAATGTGATTCGTGCTCTTCTTCCAAGGGAGAGTATATCAGTATATcgtctataaacacgatcacaAATTTGTCCAAGAATGGCCTGAAGACTCGATTCATAGTATCCATAAAAGCTTCTGGGGCATTGGTCAGCCCGAACGGCATCACCAGAAATTCGTAGTGCCCGTATCGAGAACGAAAAGCTGTCTTGGTCACATCTTCGGCCTTGATTCTCAATTGATAGTACCCTGATCTCaagtcaatttttgagaaaaccTTGGCTCCTTGTAACTAATCAAACAGCTCCTCGATTCTGGGGAGTGGGTATTTATTCTTGACCGTTATCTTGTTTAGCTGTCGATAGTCGATACACATCCTCAGACTctcatcttttttcttgacaaaGAGTACTAGTGCTCCCCATGGCGACATACTTGGTTTGATGAATCCCTTGTCCAACAACTCTTGAAGTTGGGCTtttaattctcttaattctGTAGGAGCCATTTCATACGGGGGTATTGAAGCCAGGCCTGCCCCTGGCACGATTTCTATTGAAAACTTGATTTCTTACTGAGGTGGCAATCCAGGCAATTCTTCGGGAAATACGTCCCCGAACTCTCTAACGATTCGCACTTCTTCAACTCTTAACGGCTCCTCACTTTTCCCTTGGACACAAGTCAAGTATCCTCGTGCTCCTTAACGTAATAGTTTCTCATCCTTTAGAGCCGAGATCCACTCCCGTTCACTTTCCCTCTTTTACCCTCGAAACTTGACGTTCAAGTCTTTGCTCCTGAGACAGACTATCATAGTTTTACAGTCCAATGTCACGTCGTACTTggttaggaagtccattcctaggatcacgtcaaaatcttgaaattccagaaggattaGATCCACCAGAAATTCAACTTCTTTTATCTAGATCTTCCTATTCTTGTATCCTGAagaagtttctagagacttcctCATTGGGGTTGCGACAATCATAtgacaattcaaattttttggttTATCTCCTAGTACTCTAGcaaatgcatgtgaaatgaatgaGTGACTTGCGCCTAAatctattaatgcatgcatGGGATACCAGATAATAACATGGTACCTTTAATTACAGTTGGGTCTTCTGCCGTATCTTGTCGTGTCAGATGAAACACCCTTCCCTGCTACACTCTAGCATTTTTGGTCGTCCCTTGAGGTTGACTCATTAGTCGCGGCTTGGGACAGTCCTTTGCAAAATGACCAGTCTGTTGGCAGTTGAAACAAATGATTCCTCTCTTTGGGCAGTTTTGGTTAAGATGTCCCATTTCTCCACAGTTGTAACAACCTTTTGTTCCAAATAGGCATGACTTCCCATGATGTTGCTTCTGGCATCTTTGGCACGAAGTACTAGGTTTGAACTTCGGCCTCTGGAGTTCCAATTTCTTGTTTGCTTTATGACTGCTCATTTGTTGACTTTTTCCTTGGATAGCTTCGATCCGGCTTAGGTTAGCCTCAGTGGTAAAGGCTTGCAACACCACTTCTGAATAGGACTGAGTACTCATACTACTCAACGCCCTCTGAAGCTTCAGATTCAGCCCTCCCAAAAACTTTTGGGCTTTGATTCTTTCGTCCCCTTCGTAAATAGGCATGTACCAGATTAATCGGCTAAAAGCGTCCTCGTACTAGGCAACAGACATGTCCCCGGTTTGTTTTAGCTCtatgaattctctctctttcttcattcttaAATTTAGGGGAAAGTACTTCTCATTGAAGAGTTCATTGAATCGCTCCCAAGTGATGTAGGGTGCCCTAGCTCGAGGGGTCATTGCCCTCTTGACTACCTTCCACCACCTATCTGCCTCATCTTGTAGCATAAAGGTGGCACAATtgaccttctcttcttcttcgcaATGCAGGTGGTCTAACAGCTTTTCTGTTTGCTCGATCCAGAATTCCCCTTCGTTGGGATCTGTGCCAAGTCTTCCTTGAAAGGTGGGAGGGTTCTGTTGACGGTAGAGGTCGAGCATATTGACCGAATGGCCGTCCCGGGAGTGAGTTTCTTGCATGAATCCCACCATGCTTCCCAGTATTCATTCTACTTGATCTAGTCGACTGCTCCCAGTTTCCTGACTGGAGTCACCTCCCGGGTGCCCATCTGCGTTTCCTTCTGTGTGGCCAGCTTGTTGGCCGAGTGTTCTAGGTCGCACTGTCAATCTTCTTTGAGTGTTTACCATCTGAAAGAAAGTAGCATTCTGGATTAGATAACAGAGTCTTGTCATCCGATAAGGTAAATCCTTCATTAATTCTACAAATAGTATATATTCGGTTGCAAAATGGCATAGGTGCGTGCTACATAAGTCACATAGATCCTAGGCAATATACTATACAAGTCACGTAGATAGTtagaatatttataattaaatctACTTTGGCCCTGATGACCTCCATATCCAAACATTCTTCTCATCCTCTGACTCGTATGGAGGTGCTTCGGGATCGTCCATCACTTCTTCAATCTCTTCCTCGTCTTCAGAGTCCGTATCCTCGAACTCGAGAAGATCATCTTCGGCCCAGAATGTAATAACCCATATTTttgtaaggttgccacgtattttaattgagtttaaaataccgaaaaatgggcttgaaagggcaacaagtgaccgaatcagctgcagggagtgtcctagagcttagatacctaaggacaaaagtatatttttaacgagcgtctcgaggtgagatttatgacactgaaagaaattaaatcagcgacggtttttcggttaagctaagttgtagcctaaaatagccgaataatggtaaggggcttcgagaaatcgtatatattgagtaattttgagttattaattttgagattttaagtatctcgataaatttgatgtttgagggtgtaattgtaattagagaattatccaaataaaataaggatgaaatttggagcttatgtggtaaaatattaaagtttgagaacttgaaataagggccaaagtgtcatttgaaataagtttggggaattagcttggatctCAAAAGTTCAATccattatagttttggatttgaaaatccattcaaatatatctttgattctttggagtccatgacttagattgtgacaagtggcataatgtgattggttggagaaatctataaaaaggcaccacgggttgttctcaaatcattccaaacaagtttgaggagtgaaacactctaagaggaggagcttgttgtagagagagagaagggagttagGAAGGAAGACAGGAAGAAAGCGAcaaagaagcggcggagaatgagcctcgtcggagttgcgggtcttcgccggagttttccaaaatcagtcagcaaaaaagcgaggtaagtctaTTTTTCTTGATAATCCTATatagggggaagagagggtcgcgtaggttcaaacgggggtcgaatcagagttaaaatgagaaagttatggtcgaaataccaaaccgaggTGAAGCTGTCCGAATTCTGCTGGgcagcgcgtgagttacacgcgccggagGTGGCTgtgcgtgaaggcgcgtggctGACCTTCTCGGGGTatgtgagggcgcgtgaggggtcctttttccatgaaattttccagttatgcccctaatttaatacccctcaaccctatataaaaatatttgaggttagatttaccaaaatgcgtgttttctgtagaaacctaggccgtttgctgtgaaattataccgtcgaagagataaaccaacaaggtgagactcttatactccaaatcctattttttattttcttatgggagacttctattgcatgagacgtgtttcgtgaagttcttacacataaacgcttgttattctcttacgtgaaatcatgatgcatatatgaaatgtatttttctgaaaattatatgctattggctttttaactattgcatttataaaattcgtgtggccatactgttgtacctatttgttgttggccgaggacAAAAGTCGGATAGCTTGTCTCTAACGAATGGGAATATTAGAAATGATGaatccttatcctagaagctATGTGTTGGAGAGATGGGATTGGTTGAGAATTTTCCTAAAGTCTTATGATTGTAATGATGGAATTTTACACCAAAAGACTTGGAAGACTTGACTTGGAAGATTTGTAtttggcttgcaaaagaagagaatgGTAGAACTTATCTTAAAGCCACGTGAAGAAGTATTtggagattggaagaaaggataAGCTTGCTTTGGAAGGTAGAATCAAAGTAAGAAATATTCAAAGGTTGTAATGATGGATTTTTAtcccaaaagtcttaagtggcATGAGTTGGAAGGCTATGCGTggcttggaagagaagagataagggtCTTTGAGTGTTCTTATCATGAAAGCCACGTGAAAGGGAGATTGATTGGAAGGAAGTGAAGGCTTGAAAgagaagatgaaatcaaaatcaaaggatgtcatgattgatttttaccctaaagtctaaacttggagaATTAGAATTGGCTAGGAGTTGCTTGCAAGGAAAGAGGATGGtaaggcttatcttgaaagtGTAGTTGGAAGCTTAGGATTGAAGGAAGTGGAAGCTTGTTTGAGAAgattggaaaattttcaaagtgtgatgattacttgggtggaaaataagtaacttggaggccaagtgaaatcttaaggatttgggcatttaaaggctatataaatggaaggaattaaggccacgagaagctaaagaaagaggaaagaaagaaagtgcaagaaaaatcaaagaaaaagcaaagaagaaaggaaagagagacctggCTGGAAAACTTTCAAAACAGAAGGAAATTGTAAAGGTAAGCTAATTTTCTTCCCGTAGGATCGTAGAGCATGAAAATaggagtctgtaggttcaaacggagagcaaatcggagttaaaatgagcaagatatggtcgttttaattttggattggaaaatagagaagggcagcgcgtggccacccttccgggGGCCTGTGAGGGCGCATTCGGCCTCCGTTTAGCCTGAAAGTTTTACCGTTGTTctcttattttaattacctacaaccctgtataaaaatattcaaggtTTGGTTTACTTAAATACGTGATTTCTGCAGAACAGCCCCTAGTGCTTGAAACTGGGCTATAAAAtcgtgctatcgaagggaaaacgatcaaggtgagtcgTTCTTGTGCATGAtttctcttgatcattcttggtttcatctgTGAGTGATTCttattcctattgatcactcttggttttcacttgtggatggtttgttgcttacatcttatGTTCCCTTAgtttcgagcatatcctttctactttgttgcatcgAGTTTGACCATAACATCTTTCGTGCGTggcttgtgatcatattccttctaccTTATCATACATATTGTCATTTTGTGgctgtggctagttggtggcttgtcaTGTGTGAACTACTACGgggcttgtgtaagggggctgaccatgtgggcctgtgtaagggggctatcTCGAGCTTGTGTTAGGGGGCTGACCacgtgggcctgtgtaagggggctgtctcgagcttgtgtaagggggacgaggggttcatacatggcaagtgaggaggatatctcgtgcctgtgtaagggggttGAGAGGTTATATCTTATGTGTTTGTTGCGTTTGAGCAAatcttgcctattgcacataCATCTCGgtgtttgtatttgtggctatttgttggggtatcacaggggatctcgtgctcttacggtgagctgtaatcttgggagattttgttcttatttctacATGTCTCTTGGCAAAGCTGCATATTACTCTTGCATgcactgtttctttctttcttaccactcacttagatgtaataatctaactcggatgtttcttacccctggggcattcatcgtcccagctttttcagaagtatcaagtgtttcaggCTCTAGGTTCGAGCGTGAGCAAGGATTCAGAGGTGGTGTTTGGGTGATTTAGAGTTGGTTTTATTTGTGTACCCATGTAATCCCAATATTGTGATGTAAATAGtagttaagatacttaaggatgtattTGTGAAGTTGTTATAACTTTCTGATATGTTGGTGCATGAcggacttttatttaaacttgaggaAATCCTAGCTGTTTAGCATACTCAAGTTCGATCCGTGCTttcgttgataaaggatttccaataacgcccgaggttattattagcatataatgaatatcttattgcttcattgtgtaattgaaagtggggcgttacagttggtatcagagctagaatttgtggttttgatttaAGATTTGAGTTGACTAAACTTGAGGACGTTTTGATCTATGGCAGGAGTGGATTTGAAACCAAAGAGCAATGATTTTGCGAGACTAAGGAACGtatgtacaaaatgggttggATTCAGGTTTGGGTTTAATATTGAGTATGGTCTTGATCTAGATTGATATGTCCAATATTGTGGGTACTTTGGCCAGAGGGTATGATGGGACTCATAGATGAACCTGAAGAATGattgttatttctttttttacatGACTGAGGATTATGTGCATGTGCACATATGAAAATGGTCTATGTATAACTGAAACGGATAGTATATGATGATTATGGTGTTGGCAAATGTTACTAACCGTTGAGGAGCCTTGATGACGAGATGGGTTACGTGTTACTAGAGGATATTCTTGGTAATCACAATAGTGGTATGTGGTATCCTGAGGTATGCTTGGTGTTATGTTGGTTTTACTAATCTTGAGTTTTGATAACAAGACAAGTTACATGTTGATCGAGGTAACTTGGTGAGTGAGTAAGTTGGAATGAAATGTAAGTAAGTATCCTATTTTATCTGATGGTCTAATTATTTTGTGCTTTGGGAGATTTGTTAATATTAGACCATGGGACCCTGTGCCAATTTGAAGATTTAATGGGTGTGATGGGTTGTTGCTTTATGTCTATATGTATTTATGGGATAAGCAACGGCAGGAGATATGATAGTTACCGAGTGATACTAACCTTTGGGATTCTTTGGTAATAGGTTGAGTTACATGGCTTACCTTTGAGGATCTTGGAAGATGAAACGGTGGTATGAAACGTTATGGTATATACTTGATGTTATTAATCTTTGAACTTTGATGACAGGGTAGGTCATGGAACCATTTGAGAGGCCTAGCGGTCGTTGGCAGAATCTAATGAGTATGTAagttaggggggggggggtgtgatACAAGTAAGTACTCTAATTGTGTAATGGACTAAACCGCCTTTTTGCTATTATTTTGGGTGACTCATTGGATTTTAGGGAAAAATTGGATAAGGCTTCGTGGAATCCTTTTAACcattttttggaaatttgatGGTTGAGGTTTTCTTAAATGTAAGTGATTTGAGGATACTAACCTTGTTAAGTGATTGGGTCAGGCGAAAGATCAAAGATGGATGGTCGTTATATGATCATGATGATTTGATTGAAATGGTACGTGTAAGAGAGACACGCGATAATCTAAAGTCTGGGTACAATCAGTGGAATGGGACATGTGGATAGTTTATGCCTTAGGCAACTGCATAGGACCCAAACCATTTTGAGTTAGCCAGTAATGAGGACCTTGAGGAGATGAGGAATTGGGagacatttttatttatggtttgctagaattaataattatgtgttgTAGGAGTTTGGTAATGACCATTGGAGAATGCTCCACTATTTCTATTGCTTCGAGGAGTTTTGATAATAAGTATTTGGGGGACCTATTGGGTCATggagatacatatatatgtggttCGTTAGAATCCTGTGTAACGACTATTTTGCAGGAACTTGATAAATCTGGAATCTGGAGGATTctaggaattttggaatttgggaCCAATGATTACGAACTTGAGGTAAGTCTAGTAATTCTTATATCAATCTTGAGGATATTTGGGTGATGATAACCTAGGATTGACGGTCAAATAAACTCGCGAAGAATCCTAGAAATCCTATGGTTCTTGGGCTACGATTTACCAGTTGATTGTGGATAGTTGGAGACCCTTGGGGAGACTAGCTAGACTTTGAGGACCTTCGATTCATAGTTCGTTGGAAATGTTTTGCAGGTATCtgatggtttcaaaattttgaggactTTAGATAGCAAGTACTCGGGAAATTTTTTGGATTGAGGTTACGAACCTGATAAAGGTTTGGTAAGTACCTAGTTTGTGAAAATCCTAATACATATTGCGGATATGGATATTTGGAATTTGTTGGATTGATGGCAAAACTTAATGTTCtcaaaaatttgggaaaatacaCAACTTGGGAACTCAAAGAAGAAACCTTAAGTCAAAGGGTAGTGTCCCTGATGCCAAGATTGATTGTCGATTAAGAATAATAGAGTTGCAAGACGATTATGGGACATGGGAAAGGTTTCAAGGGTAAGTTGTAATAACCTGGATTTTTGGGAATAGTAGGGTGATTAATTTATGGTTTACCAATGATTAGTTGGTTATGAATGTTTCTGGAATTATTTTACTGATGAGGTTTGAGTATTGATCATACGATTTTGAGTATAACTGTTCCAGGTAAGAAATGCCCGAGGCTTGGGACAAGACATGGCCTGGGAATCTGAGGAAGGAAACTTCAAACCAAAAGGTAACTATcctagttattttattttggaaaatctTGCAAGTTTGGAAACTTGGTTGGGGGCCAAACGGGAGGACAAAGAGTGTTATACTTGAGGAAAGAGGTAACTGCTAGCCCGGGATTGTCCAAAGGGTTTAGATTGTCCTTTTCGAGAGACATGCAAAAATTGCTTTTCTTAGACCTATGGTGGacattatgaattttgataatGCCATTTGAGTTGGCTAACCCTTATGGGTTTGAAAGTAAGTCAGCGAGGGTACCAGGAGTCATAACTACTACATTGTGTGCTAAGTGGGCTTGGGAATTTGGAGGTTTGAGAAAGGGGTGGTGGAACTATGATTGCATACATGGGTCGGGGTAGGTCATAACCATGGGTGGAATGCTTCCTAGTGTGGGCATGTGTGTGATATGGGAAAGTGTGTTTCCTAGGATAGCAAGCATGGGGATATGTGTGTTCCCCGAATTTGGCCTTGGGAAGAGAGATTTATTCTGGTTACTGACCTGACCTTCGGTTTAGTGTGCGAATTATTATACACCCCAGCTattgtgagcaattggctctgATTTGATCTGGCCCTAGCACAAATGTTGATGTAGTAGTGGGAATGCTTTGGCAGTGCTATCTATATGAAAAGTTCGAGATCTTCATGATTGCTTGAGGTGCCTGTTCTTTCAGAGGGATCTAAATGCAGGGTAACGATGGTGGATAAAGTTTTTGAAGGTTGTGGTTATGTGATCTAGTACCATCTCGGGAaaatgaacgtggtggctaaTGCGAGAATGAGCCTATTCTTTTGACCGAGAGTGGGGACTGGTGGAGGCTTTTTAGCCTGTGGCATTGGATGTGATTCCTGATGGAACATCTATTTACGTCGCTAGACTGATGATTCACTCTTATTTGATGAACAGACCTGGCAAGCTATTCTAGAAAGACTCGAAGGTATGTCATGAATTGGCAATTGGGAAATGGTCGAAAACCTTGATACCAATTTTCAAACGAAATGTTTCGATTTCTGAGTTAAAAATGTGTGCCTTAGGCCAAGAGTTAAGGCAAACCATATTGATTGGGGCATGCCAAGAAAGGGTTCGGGGGACACCATATTGAGAAATTTCCTTAGGGAAATAGATTCCGAGTGAGCTATGAAGAGAAATTTCGgggatgaaatttattttaagggggggagaatataataccccaaaatttaatgtaaagcttGGATGACACAATAAAGTGTTTCAAATGAAAGTTTGGAATTAAAGTGTGAACATGAATGGTTCTAGGACCCAAAAGCAAATATCATAACTTGTAAAAATGATAGCTTGTCTCCAATGAATGGGAATATTAAAATGATGaatccttatcctagaagctATGTGTTGGAGAGATGTGATTGGTTGAGAATTTTCCTAAAGTCTTAAAGTCTTATGATTGTAATGATGGAATTTTACACCAAAAGACTTGGAAGACTTGACTTGGAAGATTTGTAtttggcttgcaaaagaagagaatgGTAGAACTTATCTTAAAGCCACATGAAGAAGTATTtggagattggaagaaaggataagcttgctttggaagatagaatcaaagtaggaaatattcaaaggttgtaatgatggatttttaccccaaaagtcttaagtggcatgagttggaaggctatgagtggcttggaagagaagagataagggtCTTTGAGTGTTCTTATCATGAAAGCCACGTGAAAGGGAGATTGATTGGAAGGAAGTGAAGgcttgaaggagaagatgaaatcaaaatcaaaggatgtcatgattgatttttaccctaaagtctaaacttggagaATTAGAATTGGCTAGGAGTTGCTTGCAAGGAAAGAGGATGGtaaggcttatcttgaaagtGTAGTTGGAAGCTTAGGATTGGAGGAAGTggaagcttgcttgagaagattggaaaattttcaaagtgtgatgattacttgggtggaaaataagtaacttggaggccaagtgaaatcttAAGGATTTGGgtatttaaaggctatataaatggaaggaattaaggccacgagaagctaaagaaagaggaaagaaagaaagtgcaagaaaaatcaaagaa
This genomic stretch from Diospyros lotus cultivar Yz01 chromosome 1, ASM1463336v1, whole genome shotgun sequence harbors:
- the LOC127806924 gene encoding uncharacterized protein LOC127806924 is translated as MVGFMQETHSRDGHSVNMLDLYRQQNPPTFQGRLGTDPNEGEFWIEQTEKLLDHLHCEEEEKVNCATFMLQDEADRWWKYEDAFSRLIWYMPIYEGDERIKAQKFLGGLNLKLQRALSSMSTQSYSEVVLQAFTTEANLSRIEAIQGKSQQMSSHKANKKLELQRPKFKPSTSCQRCQKQHHGKSCLFGTKGYYQLRIKAEDVTKTAFRSRYGHYEFLVMPFGLTNAPEAFMDTMNRVFRPFLDKFVIVFIDDILIYSPLEEEHESHLRVAFLGHVISTEGISVDPTKIVAVANWKQPRSVTEIKSFLVLTGYYRKFVEGFSKIATPLTKLTQKGVKFDWSERYSIHPGATKMYQDLKAIYWWPGMKKSVARYVSQCDMSQRIKIEHQKSGGSLQPLEIVEWKWEHITMDFVTGLPRSPKEMMLSG